The Methylomonas montana DNA window AAGGTATCTCCCACGAAGCCTGCTCACTGGCGGGTTCCATGGGCTTGGGCAAACTGATCGCCTTCTACGACGACAACAACATTTCCATCGACGGCGAAGTGCGTGGCCACGGCAACGTCCACGGCTGGTTCCTGGATAACACCCCGAAACGCTTCGAAGCCTACGGCTGGCACGTCATCCCCAAAGTCGACGGTCACAACCCCGACGCGGTGAAAAAAGCCATCGAAGAAGCCAAAAAAGTCACCGACAAACCCAGCCTCATCTGCTGCCAAACCACCATCGGTTTCGGCTCGCCTAACAAACAAGGCAAAGAAGAATGTCACGGTGCCGCGCTGGGCGAAGCTGAAATTGCCTTGACGCGCGAAAACCTGGGCTGGCCGCATGCGCCGTTTGAAATTCCGGCCGACATCAAAGCCGGTTGGGATGCCAATGCCAAAGGCGCGCGCCTGGAAGCAGCCTGGAACGACAAATTTGCCGCTTACCAAGCCGCGCATCCTGAACTGGCTGCCGAATTCGTCCGCCGCATGGCCGGCGAACTGCCTGCCGACTGGGCCGCAAAATCCAACGCCTTTATCGCCGAAGTCAACGCCAAAGGCGAAACCATCGCCAGCCGTAAAGCCTCGCAAAACACCCTGAACGGCTTCGGTCCGTTGTTGCCGGAACTGCTGGGCGGTTCTGCCGATTTGGCCGGTTCCAACCTGACCCTGTGGTCCGGTTGCAAAGATGTCTGCGCCCCCGGTCATGACGGCAACTACATCTACTACGGCGTGCGCGAATTCGGCATGTCCGCGATCATGAACGGCCTGGTGCTGCACGGCGGCTTCAAACCTTACGGCGCCACCTTCCTGATGTTCAGCGAATATGCCCGTAACGCCCTGCGCATGGCCGCGCTGATGAAAGCCCCGACCATCTTCGTATACACCCACGACTCTATCGGTCTGGGCGAAGACGGCCCGACTCACCAACCGATCGAACAAACCGCCACCCTACGCATGATCCCCAACATGCAAGTCTGGCGTCCCTGCGACGCAGTGGAATCGGCCGTGAGCTGGAAAGCCGCCATCGAACGCCAAGACGGTCCCAGCACCCTGATCTTCTCCCGTCAAAACCTGCCGCACATGGCTCGCAGCCAGGCGCAGCTCGACGCGATCAGCAAAGGTGGCTACATCCTGAAAGACAGCGCCGGTACCCCGGATGCCATCATCATCGCCACCGGCTCCGAAGTCGAGTTGGCCGTGAAAGCGGCAGAAGCCTTAGAAGCTAAAGGCAAAAAAATCCGCGTGGTATCCCTGCCATCGACCAACGTCTTCGAAGCGCAAGACCAAGCCTACAAAGACAGCGTGTTGCCGCCTAGCGTGGCCAAACGCGTGGTGGTGGAAGCCGGTGTCACCGACAGCTGGTGGAAATATGCCGGTAGCGAGGGAAGAGTCGTCGGATTGGACCGTTTCGGCGAATCGGCCCCGGCCGGCCAGCTCTTCAAAGAGTTTGGCTTTACCGTGGACAATGTCGTCGCGAATGTGGAAGCCGTTCTTTAATTTTGGTAAACAGTAGGTGGAGCTTTGATTTTTTGATTCGTCAATAATCAAAGCCTTGCTTTTCTAACAGCATAGGTGAGAGACGTGAAAAGAAATGAATTAACGAAAGGCGTGATGGCAGCTTTGCTGCTGACCAGTTCTTTGGCGATGGCAGAGGAGTACCCGGCGGCCGATTATCAACCAAAGGTGCTTTATACCAACCCAGACTATAAAGCAGAAGACGCTAGCGCTCCAGCCGCAGCTAAGCCTGCTGCGAAAGCTAAAGAAGTTGAAGTTGTCGAGCAAGATGCCAATTACCCGGCAGCTAATTATCAGCCTAAGGTGTTGTTTGCCGATTCCGCTTACAAACACGATAAATCTGCGCCTCAAGCTTCTGCCTCAAGCAAATCGACTTCATCTAGTGCCGCTGCTGGTAGTGAAGAATCAAGTGCCGGTGTTGCGGAAAAAGCTGAAGGTTCCTCTAATACCCTGATTGCTTTGATTGCGCTCGCGGCTGTAGGTTTTTTCTTGTACAGCAAAAAATCCGGGTCTAAATCCGGTGCTGCAAGCGGTTCCTCGGCTAGTTATGTAGAAGCGGGTGGTGCTACAGGTGTTGAGAAATATCTGGATAAAATTGGTGCGAATAAAACCGGTGTTGCTAAGTATTTGGAAAAACAAAGCTCTAATCCAGCGACTGGTGTTGCAAAATACATGGCCAAACAAATCGTAAAAGATAGAGAAGCTGCCGCTTCAAAAGCGACTGGCGTAGAAAAATATTTACGGGATAGAGGATAATAAATTATCAGTAAGTTTTAATGCTGATAGCCGGCGGGATCGAGCAGAACCGATGCATTGATTCGTTGCCGGCAAGTTCAATCGAATCGCCACTTCGCATATTTTGAGGCTTGCAGTTACGCTTCGAAATATGCGAAGTGGCGATTCAGTCTTATAAAACCTAATTTTAAAACAGGGTTTCTTCACCAGGGACTCTTATACGATCAATCTCCTGCAAGAATTACTGAACAATTTATAAGTGGTCAGTGCAAATTAGAAGGGGAGCAAAATTAATAGCAAACTGAGGATATTCCTATGGCAAAAAATTTACTTGAACAACTCCGCGAAATGACCGTTGTTGTTGCCGACACTGGCGACATCCAAGCGATTGAAACCTTTAAACCACGCGACGCGACTACCAATCCTTCTTTGATTACTGCTGCCGCGCAAATGCCGCAATACCAAGGTATCGTTGATGATACATTGAAAGGCGCTCGTGAAACTTTGGGCGCGGCTGCCTCAGCTGCGCAAGTCGTCACACTGGCATTCGATCGTCTGGCTGTTTCTTTCGGCCTGAAAATTCTGGAAATCGTTGAAGGCCGCGTATCTACCGAAGTCGATGCCAGATTGTCTTACGACACCGAAGCAACTATCGCTAAAGGTCGTGACCTGATTGCTCAATATGAAGCAGCGGGTATTTCCAAAGAACGCGTACTGATCAAAATCGCAGCAACTTGGGAAGGTATCCAGGCTGCGGCTGTATTGGAAAAAGAAGGTATTCACACCAACCTGACTTTATTGTTTGGTTTGCACCAAGCGATTGCTTGCGCAGAAAACGGTATTACCCTGATTTCTCCATTCGTTGGCCGTATTTTGGACTGGTACAAAAAAGACACCGGTCGCGATTCTTATGCACCTACTGAAGATCCAGGCGTATTGTCAGTAACTGAAATCTACAACTACTACAAAAAATTCGGCTACAAAACCGAAGTAATGGGTGCCAGCTTCAGAAACATTGGCGAGATCACCGAATTGGCGGGTTGCGATTTGCTGACCATCGCGCCTTCCTTGTTGGCTGAACTGCAATCTGTTGAAGGCGATCTGCCGCGTAAATTGGATCCAGCTAAATCGGGTTCTTCTGCTATTGAAAAAATCAATGTCGACAAAGCGACTTTCGATCGCATGCACGAAGAAAACCGTATGGCCAAAGAAAAATTGGCGGAAGGTATTGACGGTTTCGCCAAAGCATTAGAAGCCTTGGAAAAGTTGTTGTCAGCTCGTTTGGCCAGTCTGGAAGCTTAAAAAGATTGCGAGCAGAGATTCAAACTCTCTGCTCGCGTTCAGTCACGATTTAGTTGGGCTGCTTATTCTTTGAGTAACCCGATTTCTACGCAGGATTTATGGCATGTCACAAAAAATATTAGATGTTGTTAAGCCCGGTGTTGTAACCGGTGAAGATGTTCAAAAAATCTTTGCTATTTGCAAAGAAAATAAGTTTGCTTTGCCTGCTGTCAACGTGATCAGCACCGATACCATTAACTCGGTTTTGGAAGCGGCAGCAAAAGTAAAATCGCCAGTAGTGATTCAGTTTTCAAATGGCGGTGCGGCGTTTGTGGCTGGTAAAGGCTTGAAATTAGAAGGTCAAGGTTGCTCAATTGTCGGTGCAATCTCCGGCGCTCACCATGTGCACGCGATGGCTGAGCACTATGGCGTGCCTGTTATTTTACATACCGACCATGCCGCGAAAAAATTGTTGCCATGGATTGACGGCTTGCTGGATGCCGGCGAGAAGCATTTTGCAGCGACCGGTAAACCTTTATTCAGTTCGCACATGTTGGATTTGTCTGAAGAAAGTCTGGAAGAAAATATCGAAATCTGCGGCAAGTATCTTGAACGTATGTCCAAAATGGGCATGACGCTGGAAATCGAGCTGGGTTGCACCGGCGGCGAAGAAGATGGCGTCGATAACAGCGGTATGGATCATTCTGCTTTGTATACTCAACCTGAAGACGTGGCGTATGCGTATGAGCATTTGAGCAAAATTAGCCATCGTTTCACCATTGCCGCGTCATTCGGTAACGTTCATGGTGTTTATTCACCAGGTAACGTCAAACTGACTCCGACAATTTTGGCTAACTCGCAAAAATATGTTTCCGAGAAATTCGGTTTGCCACATAACACTTTGAACTTCGTATTCCATGGCGGTTCCGGTTCTTCTCCCGAAGAAATCAAGGAATCCATCAGCTACGGCGTCGTGAAAATGAACATCGACACCGACACCCAATGGGCAAGCTGGGCCGGTGTGATGGAATTCTACAAGAAAAACGAAGGTTATTTGCAAGGCCAAATCGGCAACCCCGATGGTGCCGATAAACCAAACAAAAAATATTATGACCCACGTGTTTGGCAACGTGCCGGCCAAGTTGGCATGGTGACTCGTTTGGAGCAAGCCTTCCAAGAGTTGAACGCCGTTAATTCGTTGTAAAACTGTGATAAAACTGCAAAGACCGCACGGTCTTTGCAGTACCTTTCGTTAAACTCCCTGCGATTGAGTCAAAAAATTGGCTTGAGCGCTATATCCCCTCTCTCGGTACTAAATACCCAATTGCCAATTTATTGCCAAGCTGCTTTTAAGTGACGGCTATACTATTATTCTAAAACAATGTTTTTTCTTGTATGATCGAATCTGGCCAGTTTTCTGGACGAGCCGTCGGATTGAAATGTTTGAGATAGAACTGTTATGGCGCGTTTCGTGCTGTGAAAATACATAGGTGAAAAATGGCCGAAACACATGGGAAAGGCGAAGCTAAAAAGTCTCCCAAAAAAGTGATCATGATAATTGCCGTGGTTGTGTTGGCTATAGCGGGAGGCGCCGCTGGCAGTTACTTCCTTTTGAGCAAGCAAGCCGATACCGGGCATAAACAGGAAAGTGAAGCCAAGCGCGGCAAAGA harbors:
- a CDS encoding transaldolase, coding for MAKNLLEQLREMTVVVADTGDIQAIETFKPRDATTNPSLITAAAQMPQYQGIVDDTLKGARETLGAAASAAQVVTLAFDRLAVSFGLKILEIVEGRVSTEVDARLSYDTEATIAKGRDLIAQYEAAGISKERVLIKIAATWEGIQAAAVLEKEGIHTNLTLLFGLHQAIACAENGITLISPFVGRILDWYKKDTGRDSYAPTEDPGVLSVTEIYNYYKKFGYKTEVMGASFRNIGEITELAGCDLLTIAPSLLAELQSVEGDLPRKLDPAKSGSSAIEKINVDKATFDRMHEENRMAKEKLAEGIDGFAKALEALEKLLSARLASLEA
- the fbaA gene encoding class II fructose-bisphosphate aldolase, which produces MSQKILDVVKPGVVTGEDVQKIFAICKENKFALPAVNVISTDTINSVLEAAAKVKSPVVIQFSNGGAAFVAGKGLKLEGQGCSIVGAISGAHHVHAMAEHYGVPVILHTDHAAKKLLPWIDGLLDAGEKHFAATGKPLFSSHMLDLSEESLEENIEICGKYLERMSKMGMTLEIELGCTGGEEDGVDNSGMDHSALYTQPEDVAYAYEHLSKISHRFTIAASFGNVHGVYSPGNVKLTPTILANSQKYVSEKFGLPHNTLNFVFHGGSGSSPEEIKESISYGVVKMNIDTDTQWASWAGVMEFYKKNEGYLQGQIGNPDGADKPNKKYYDPRVWQRAGQVGMVTRLEQAFQELNAVNSL
- the tkt gene encoding transketolase encodes the protein MPSRRDLANAIRALSMDAVQKANSGHPGAPMGMADIAEVLWNDFLNHNPSNPKWANRDRFILSNGHGSMLIYSLLHLAGYNLPIDELKQFRQLHSKTPGHPEYGYTDGVETTTGPLGQGITNAVGFALAERTLAGQFNRPGHDIVDHHTYVFLGDGCLMEGISHEACSLAGSMGLGKLIAFYDDNNISIDGEVRGHGNVHGWFLDNTPKRFEAYGWHVIPKVDGHNPDAVKKAIEEAKKVTDKPSLICCQTTIGFGSPNKQGKEECHGAALGEAEIALTRENLGWPHAPFEIPADIKAGWDANAKGARLEAAWNDKFAAYQAAHPELAAEFVRRMAGELPADWAAKSNAFIAEVNAKGETIASRKASQNTLNGFGPLLPELLGGSADLAGSNLTLWSGCKDVCAPGHDGNYIYYGVREFGMSAIMNGLVLHGGFKPYGATFLMFSEYARNALRMAALMKAPTIFVYTHDSIGLGEDGPTHQPIEQTATLRMIPNMQVWRPCDAVESAVSWKAAIERQDGPSTLIFSRQNLPHMARSQAQLDAISKGGYILKDSAGTPDAIIIATGSEVELAVKAAEALEAKGKKIRVVSLPSTNVFEAQDQAYKDSVLPPSVAKRVVVEAGVTDSWWKYAGSEGRVVGLDRFGESAPAGQLFKEFGFTVDNVVANVEAVL